A stretch of Triticum aestivum cultivar Chinese Spring chromosome 1D, IWGSC CS RefSeq v2.1, whole genome shotgun sequence DNA encodes these proteins:
- the LOC123170331 gene encoding NAC domain-containing protein 90-like, protein MGELPPGYRFYPTEEELVRFYLRHKLDGSRRADIERVIPVVDVCSLDPWQLPEVHRGACAGHGEPWFYFCARQDREARGGRPSRTTPSGYWKAAGTPGLVYSAAGRPVGTKKTMVFYRGRAPAGTKTKWKMNEYRALEEDGSDADGAAPAPNPVFQVRSEFSLCRLYTSSGNMRQFDRRPCTAFAGGSRASSSAVPASPDEDVEVGRCQKRKRHAANVNTPSSNAYHPVQQQQEKQGGADEELVDDMTDWAELLAWI, encoded by the exons ATGGGCGAGCTGCCTCCCGGGTACCGCTTCTACCCTACCGAGGAGGAGCTGGTGCGTTTCTACCTCCGGCACAAGCTCGACGGCAGCCGCCGCGCCGACATCGAGCGCGTCATCCCCGTCGTCGACGTCTGCTCCCTCGACCCATGGCAGCTCCCAG AGGTGCACCGGGGCGCCTGCGCCGGCCACGGGGAGCCGTGGTTCTACTTCTGCGCGCGGCAGGaccgggaggcgcggggcggccggCCGAGCCGCACGACGCCGTCGGGGTACTGGAAGGCGGCGGGCACGCCAGGGTTGGTCTactccgccgccggccgccccgtCGGGACCAAGAAGACCATGGTGTTCTACCGCGGCCGCGCGCCGGCCGGGACCAAGACCAAGTGGAAGATGAACGAGTACAGGGCCCTCGAGGAAGACGGTTCCGATGCCGATGGCGCCGCTCCGGCACCGAACCCTGTGTTCCAG GTGCGGAGCGAGTTCAGCTTGTGCCGGCTATACACAAGTTCAGGCAACATGCGGCAGTTCGACCGCCGGCCGTGCACTGCCTTCGCCGGAGGCAGCCGCGCGTCGTCGTCCGCTGTGCCTGCATCGCCGGATGAAGATGTTGAAGTGGGAAGGTGTCAGAAGAGGAAAAGGCATGCAGCTAACGTCAACACGCCGTCTAGCAACGCTTACCACCccgtgcagcagcagcaggagaagcAGGGAGGCGCCGATGAGGAGCTCGTCGACGACATGACCGACTGGGCAGAGCTTTTGGCATGGATCTAA